A part of Leptolyngbyaceae cyanobacterium genomic DNA contains:
- a CDS encoding glycosyltransferase: MIYFVTVNYYSSNLIAELVNSIAKGGCDGVKGNGDRKFNHIIKSNDRPTLITNIDYQIIIINNSPDDDAIHHLKSDNILIIEAGSNLGFGQACNLGLNWIYKQDPQAIVWIINPDTCVLPTALEKAAAFFKEYPKLSIVGTIIYTLSGEIWFAGGEFLTEIGEIKTNVSIKNTELPYLKTDWVSGCSLLINFTNFASCPQFNPDYFLYYEDFDFCQRYQKEGHLITITHQIGVVHEPSAITGKNMAAKFKHSTYSYLLTIETYTSKHILIFRFTRLLFNAIYLIPIKPKVAFGKLHGIWLYLRRGIKN, from the coding sequence GTGATTTATTTTGTTACAGTTAATTACTATTCCAGCAATTTGATTGCCGAGTTAGTTAATTCGATTGCTAAAGGTGGGTGCGATGGCGTCAAGGGTAATGGCGATCGCAAATTTAATCACATAATAAAAAGTAACGATCGCCCTACTTTAATTACCAACATTGACTACCAAATTATCATCATTAATAACTCTCCAGATGATGATGCGATTCATCATCTAAAAAGCGATAATATTCTAATTATTGAAGCTGGCAGCAATCTAGGTTTTGGTCAAGCTTGTAACTTAGGCTTAAATTGGATTTATAAACAAGATCCGCAAGCAATTGTCTGGATAATTAATCCTGATACCTGTGTACTCCCAACTGCTTTAGAAAAAGCGGCGGCATTTTTTAAAGAATATCCCAAACTTTCTATTGTTGGGACAATTATTTACACTTTATCAGGAGAAATCTGGTTTGCTGGTGGTGAATTTCTTACTGAAATTGGAGAAATTAAAACCAATGTCAGCATTAAAAATACCGAATTGCCGTATTTAAAAACTGATTGGGTTAGCGGTTGCAGCCTGTTGATTAATTTCACAAACTTTGCCAGTTGCCCTCAATTTAATCCAGATTACTTTTTATATTATGAGGATTTTGATTTTTGCCAACGTTATCAAAAAGAAGGACATTTAATTACGATCACCCATCAAATTGGTGTAGTTCACGAACCTTCTGCTATCACAGGTAAAAATATGGCAGCTAAATTTAAGCATAGTACTTATAGCTATTTATTAACGATTGAAACGTACACCAGTAAACATATTTTAATTTTTCGCTTTACTCGTTTACTTTTCAATGCAATATACTTAATCCCAATCAAACCGAAAGTTGCTTTCGGTAAACTACATGGAATATGGCTTTATTTAAGGAGAGGAATTAAAAATTGA
- a CDS encoding glucose-1-phosphate thymidylyltransferase has product MKALILSGGKGTRLRPLTYTGAKQLVPVANKPILWYGIEGIVAAGITDIGIIISPETGEEVKAKTGNGDRFGAKITYILQDQPAGLAHAVKIAQPFLEDSPFIMYLGDNLIQSDLSLFLNQFTTQQTDALILLRQVSNPTAFGVAKVDENGRVLQLLEKPKVPPSNLALVGVYFFSNTIHDAIACIQPSARGELEITDAIQCLINKQKKVEACQLEGWWLDTGKKDDLLEANRIILDTNCLDKVVLGEVDSKSQVIGRVQIGKGTKLINCTIRGPVIIGSNCHLENCFIGPYSSVGDNVTVIDVEIDHSVILQGAKVVGIHQRIVDSVIGQRAQLIVAPQRPKALRFMIGDDSQIELT; this is encoded by the coding sequence ATGAAAGCATTAATTTTATCTGGTGGAAAAGGAACGCGCCTGCGCCCTCTTACCTATACTGGTGCAAAACAATTGGTTCCTGTCGCTAATAAGCCAATCCTTTGGTACGGAATTGAAGGAATTGTGGCGGCTGGAATTACGGATATTGGGATTATTATTAGTCCTGAGACTGGTGAAGAGGTGAAAGCGAAAACGGGAAATGGCGATCGCTTCGGCGCTAAGATTACTTATATACTACAGGATCAGCCTGCTGGTTTAGCCCACGCCGTTAAGATTGCCCAGCCATTTTTGGAAGATTCCCCCTTTATTATGTATTTGGGCGATAACCTCATTCAAAGCGACTTGAGTTTATTTTTAAATCAATTTACTACTCAACAAACAGATGCTTTAATTCTGTTAAGACAAGTATCTAATCCTACTGCTTTTGGCGTCGCTAAAGTGGATGAAAATGGACGAGTTTTGCAATTGCTGGAAAAGCCAAAAGTACCTCCCTCTAATTTAGCATTGGTGGGAGTTTACTTTTTTTCTAACACAATTCACGATGCGATCGCGTGCATTCAACCTTCCGCCCGTGGAGAATTAGAAATCACCGATGCAATTCAATGCTTAATTAACAAACAGAAAAAAGTAGAAGCTTGTCAACTAGAAGGTTGGTGGCTAGATACTGGAAAGAAAGATGATTTGCTAGAAGCCAACCGAATTATTCTCGATACTAACTGTCTAGATAAAGTTGTTTTGGGTGAAGTAGATTCTAAAAGTCAAGTGATTGGGCGAGTACAAATTGGCAAAGGTACTAAACTAATTAATTGTACCATTCGTGGCCCGGTAATAATTGGCAGCAATTGTCATTTAGAAAATTGTTTTATTGGCCCGTACAGTAGTGTTGGCGATAATGTTACTGTAATAGATGTAGAAATTGATCATAGTGTAATTTTGCAAGGTGCAAAAGTAGTTGGTATTCATCAACGAATTGTTGATAGCGTGATCGGACAACGCGCCCAATTAATTGTTGCGCCACAACGCCCGAAAGCACTGCGTTTTATGATTGGTGATGATAGTCAAATTGAATTAACGTGA
- the rfbD gene encoding dTDP-4-dehydrorhamnose reductase, with protein sequence MKKILVTGIDGQLGQQLQQTLTSIGEVIGLNREKLDLSQTNTISQVINEIKPDLVVNSAAYTAVDKAESEPELANAVNGIAPGILAEECQKLAVPLIHISTDYVFDGSQSQPYRETDPTNPINTYGKSKLAGEIAIQKACQNYIILRTAWVYGVGGKGNFVKTMLRLGKEREEVRVVADQVGSPTYTADLANTITQIIPLLKPEIAGIYNYTNSGVTSWYDFAVAIFEEAKHLGWDLKIQRVIPITTPEYPTPAIRPAYSVLSCSKISGLMGNHPPHWRQGLRQMLGELYSKT encoded by the coding sequence ATGAAGAAAATTTTAGTAACGGGTATTGACGGACAGTTAGGGCAACAATTACAACAAACCCTAACTTCTATTGGAGAAGTCATCGGTTTAAATCGAGAGAAATTAGATTTATCGCAAACAAATACAATTAGTCAGGTAATCAATGAAATCAAACCTGACTTAGTAGTTAACTCCGCCGCATATACCGCAGTAGATAAAGCGGAAAGCGAACCTGAATTAGCAAATGCGGTAAACGGAATCGCCCCTGGTATTCTTGCTGAAGAATGCCAAAAACTGGCTGTTCCCCTGATTCATATTTCCACTGATTATGTTTTTGATGGCAGCCAAAGCCAACCTTATCGGGAAACCGATCCGACTAATCCCATAAATACTTATGGCAAATCTAAACTAGCTGGTGAAATCGCCATCCAAAAAGCTTGCCAAAATTATATTATTCTGAGAACCGCTTGGGTTTATGGGGTTGGTGGTAAAGGTAATTTTGTCAAAACCATGTTGAGATTGGGCAAAGAAAGAGAAGAGGTGCGAGTAGTAGCAGATCAAGTGGGTAGCCCAACCTATACCGCCGATTTAGCCAATACCATTACCCAAATAATACCTTTATTAAAACCAGAAATTGCTGGAATTTACAACTATACAAATAGTGGGGTTACTAGTTGGTATGACTTTGCCGTTGCTATCTTTGAAGAAGCAAAACATCTTGGTTGGGATTTAAAAATTCAGCGCGTAATTCCGATTACTACACCTGAATATCCCACCCCAGCTATACGCCCTGCTTATTCAGTGCTATCGTGTTCCAAAATTTCCGGTTTAATGGGAAATCATCCCCCCCACTGGCGACAAGGACTAAGACAAATGTTAGGTGAACTTTATAGTAAAACCTAA
- the rfbC gene encoding dTDP-4-dehydrorhamnose 3,5-epimerase translates to MKAIATEIPDVWLIEPQVFGDERGFFFESFNQKAFGEKIGVTAHFVQDNHSRSSLNVLRGLHYQIQQPQGKLVRVVTGEIFDVAVDIRKGSPTFGQWVGYVLSVENKRQLWIPEGFAHGFVVLSPMAEVLYKTTDYYAPQHERCIIWNDPDLAIVWPLKGDPILSSKDQAGKTFKTAELFS, encoded by the coding sequence ATGAAAGCGATCGCAACTGAAATCCCAGATGTTTGGCTGATTGAACCGCAAGTTTTTGGAGATGAACGTGGCTTTTTCTTTGAAAGCTTTAATCAAAAAGCCTTTGGGGAAAAAATAGGGGTGACTGCACATTTCGTGCAAGACAATCACTCTCGGTCTAGTCTAAACGTTTTACGTGGTTTGCACTACCAAATTCAACAACCGCAAGGAAAATTAGTGCGAGTAGTTACGGGCGAAATATTTGATGTAGCAGTTGATATTAGAAAGGGTTCGCCTACTTTTGGACAATGGGTAGGCTACGTACTAAGCGTGGAAAACAAACGACAATTGTGGATTCCAGAAGGTTTTGCCCACGGATTTGTGGTACTTTCCCCAATGGCTGAGGTGCTTTATAAAACGACTGATTACTATGCTCCTCAGCACGAAAGGTGTATTATATGGAACGATCCGGATTTAGCGATCGTATGGCCACTAAAAGGCGATCCCATATTATCTAGTAAAGACCAAGCTGGAAAAACTTTTAAAACCGCAGAACTATTTTCATGA
- a CDS encoding class I SAM-dependent methyltransferase — MTHYTYVGSELELFRYASNWKSYYSSIIQPYLADEVLEVGAGIGSTTQVICQGKQKRWVCLEPDVVLADQLKTLIFNQQLPKCCELKTGTLTDLSNSDTYDTIIYIDVLEHIKDDTEELKSAIKHLKKDGVLIVLSPAHQWLFTPFDKAIGHYRRYNKNTLSKVIPDDLKCQRMIYLDSVGVIASMANRFLLKSKMPTIKQIKLWDRKMVPLSQKIDPLIQYSIGKTIIGIWQKT, encoded by the coding sequence ATGACACACTACACCTATGTTGGCTCGGAACTAGAATTATTTCGTTATGCTTCCAATTGGAAGTCATATTACTCTTCGATAATTCAACCCTACTTGGCAGATGAAGTACTAGAAGTAGGGGCAGGTATTGGTTCGACAACCCAAGTAATTTGTCAGGGTAAACAAAAACGCTGGGTTTGTCTGGAACCTGATGTAGTATTAGCAGATCAATTAAAAACACTGATTTTTAATCAGCAATTGCCAAAATGCTGCGAATTAAAAACCGGAACTTTAACAGATTTGAGTAATAGCGATACTTATGACACTATTATTTATATTGACGTGTTAGAGCATATTAAAGATGATACGGAAGAATTAAAATCCGCTATTAAACACCTCAAAAAAGATGGTGTTTTGATCGTTTTATCTCCTGCTCATCAATGGTTGTTTACACCTTTTGATAAAGCAATAGGCCATTATCGAAGATATAACAAAAATACTTTGTCAAAAGTAATTCCGGATGATTTGAAATGCCAGCGAATGATTTATTTGGATTCTGTAGGCGTAATAGCATCTATGGCAAATCGTTTTCTTCTAAAAAGTAAAATGCCAACTATTAAACAAATTAAATTGTGGGATCGAAAAATGGTTCCTTTATCACAAAAAATCGATCCTTTAATTCAATACTCTATTGGTAAAACAATCATCGGTATTTGGCAAAAAACATAG
- a CDS encoding glycosyltransferase has product MAYSQPEQLSILIVIPVFNDWEALEILLINIDKNLYGKPFNVDILIVDDASTTPVFSNFISTPLKEINKIEILELRRNIGHQRAIAIGLSYIEENLYYQAVVIMDGDGEDDPKDVIKLIEECHKQDFQKVIFARRSKRSETWLFKLFYIFYKHLYKLLTGHHIRVGNFSIIPHKIIPRLVVVSELWNHYAVGLLKAKVPYAEIYSKRGNRLAGKPKMNFVSLITHGLSAISVYGDVVGVRLLIASIWLILFTLIAIVAAIIVKLFSNLAIPGWTSYIVILFFIILMQSVMLSLFFSFLILSGRNNSSFLPKRDYHYFILGIRQVFPRL; this is encoded by the coding sequence ATGGCATATTCTCAACCAGAACAACTTTCTATTCTGATCGTGATTCCAGTTTTTAACGACTGGGAAGCTTTAGAAATTTTGTTAATAAATATAGATAAAAACTTATATGGTAAACCATTTAACGTAGATATTTTAATCGTAGATGATGCCTCTACTACACCTGTTTTTAGCAATTTCATTTCTACTCCACTTAAAGAAATTAATAAAATAGAAATATTAGAGTTAAGAAGAAATATCGGGCATCAACGAGCAATTGCGATCGGCCTATCTTATATAGAAGAAAATCTTTATTATCAAGCAGTTGTGATAATGGATGGAGATGGAGAAGACGATCCTAAAGACGTAATAAAACTAATTGAAGAATGCCACAAACAAGATTTTCAAAAAGTAATTTTTGCTCGTCGCAGCAAGCGTTCTGAAACCTGGCTATTTAAATTATTTTATATATTTTACAAGCATCTATATAAACTTTTAACCGGGCATCATATTCGAGTTGGAAACTTTAGTATTATACCTCATAAGATTATTCCCAGATTAGTGGTTGTCTCAGAACTTTGGAATCACTATGCTGTAGGCTTACTGAAAGCAAAAGTACCTTATGCAGAAATATATAGTAAACGGGGTAACCGCTTAGCCGGGAAACCAAAAATGAATTTTGTTTCCTTGATAACACATGGGTTAAGTGCAATTTCCGTATATGGAGACGTAGTTGGCGTAAGGTTACTCATCGCTAGCATTTGGTTAATCTTATTTACTTTAATAGCGATCGTTGCTGCTATAATTGTAAAATTATTTAGTAATTTAGCGATACCTGGATGGACATCTTACATAGTGATATTGTTCTTTATCATCTTGATGCAGTCAGTAATGCTTTCGTTATTTTTTAGCTTCTTGATCTTAAGTGGAAGAAACAATTCAAGTTTTTTACCAAAGCGAGATTATCACTATTTTATTTTAGGAATTAGGCAGGTTTTTCCTAGATTATGA